From Humisphaera borealis, the proteins below share one genomic window:
- a CDS encoding dockerin type I domain-containing protein: MNPNPETFSDDALPPALLAGLRSAQRTPVVPAAVDARVRNEARAYFARQRRARVWLRVGGSIAAAVLVVVGVRLATSPTGDLSPSRSPVAMNSAEPAMSAGAGGAAAGDTQGDAAPGSPASPATRPTVVDASFLRQDIDRSGRVDILDAFTVARGVKTGKTAASWDANGDGVIDQRDVDQIAAIAVRVKGGVQ; the protein is encoded by the coding sequence ATGAACCCCAACCCCGAAACATTCTCCGACGACGCCCTTCCGCCGGCTTTGCTGGCGGGTTTGCGGTCGGCCCAGCGGACGCCGGTCGTGCCGGCCGCCGTCGACGCCCGCGTGCGGAACGAAGCTCGCGCCTATTTCGCCCGGCAGAGGCGGGCCCGGGTCTGGCTGCGGGTCGGCGGCAGCATCGCGGCGGCGGTGCTGGTGGTGGTCGGCGTGCGATTGGCGACATCGCCGACGGGAGACCTGTCGCCCAGCCGTTCGCCGGTGGCGATGAACAGCGCCGAACCTGCGATGTCGGCCGGTGCCGGCGGCGCTGCCGCCGGGGACACGCAGGGGGATGCCGCCCCCGGTTCGCCTGCCTCCCCCGCCACCCGGCCGACGGTCGTCGATGCCAGCTTCCTGCGCCAGGACATCGACCGCAGCGGCCGGGTGGACATCCTCGATGCCTTCACCGTCGCCCGCGGCGTGAAAACGGGCAAAACCGCCGCCAGCTGGGACGCCAACGGCGACGGCGTGATCGACCAGCGCGACGTGGACCAGATCGCGGCGATCGCCGTCCGCGTGAAGGGAGGCGTGCAATGA
- a CDS encoding RNA polymerase sigma factor, translating into MTLPPPADPRSDLELVAALNAGDASAFDALYFRHRDWVVRLAARFAGNDADALDVLQETFSYLHRKFPGFRLTASMTTFLYPVVKHLALAAKKKTLRLVSDDIALDAAPDRDSADPSDSRPELAEVLASLPETHREVLLMRFVDGLSLAEIGVALQIPLGTVKSRLHNALNLLREDPRAKDYFDPR; encoded by the coding sequence GTGACGCTTCCCCCGCCCGCCGATCCTCGATCCGACCTGGAGCTGGTCGCGGCGTTGAACGCCGGAGATGCGTCGGCGTTTGACGCGCTTTACTTCCGCCATCGCGACTGGGTCGTCCGCCTCGCCGCCCGCTTTGCCGGGAACGACGCCGACGCGCTGGATGTCCTCCAGGAAACGTTCAGCTACCTGCACCGCAAGTTCCCCGGGTTTCGGCTGACGGCGTCGATGACGACCTTTCTCTACCCCGTCGTCAAACACCTGGCGCTGGCGGCGAAGAAGAAGACCCTGCGCCTGGTGTCTGACGACATCGCGCTCGACGCCGCGCCCGACCGCGACTCCGCCGACCCGTCCGACAGCCGGCCCGAGCTGGCCGAGGTGCTGGCGTCGCTTCCCGAGACCCATCGCGAGGTGCTGCTCATGCGGTTCGTTGACGGCCTGTCGCTGGCGGAGATTGGCGTGGCACTGCAGATCCCCCTGGGGACGGTGAAGTCGCGATTGCACAACGCTCTTAATCTGCTGCGGGAGGATCCCCGGGCGAAGGATTACTTCGATCCCCGGTGA